A part of Brassica rapa cultivar Chiifu-401-42 chromosome A05, CAAS_Brap_v3.01, whole genome shotgun sequence genomic DNA contains:
- the LOC103867390 gene encoding glycine cleavage system H protein 2, mitochondrial: protein MAARFLWASRAASHLRISVAQRGFASVVLKDLKYADSHEWVKIDGNKATFGITDHAQDHLGDVVYVELPDLGRSVSQGESFGAVESVKATSDINSPVSGKVVEVNEVLTESPGLVNTSPYEEGWIIKVELSDAGEVEKLMDSDKYSKFCEEEDAKH from the exons ATGGCTGCTAGGTTTTTGTGGGCTTCTAGGGCTGCTTCTCATCTAAGGATCTCCGTTGCCCAACGAGGGTTTGCTTCCG TGGTATTGAAGGATTTGAAGTATGCTGATTCACATGAATGGGTGAAGATTGATGGGAATAAAGCAACGTTTGGTATAACGGATCACGCTCAAGACCACTTGGGTGATGTGGTCTATGTTGAGCTGCCTGATTTGGGACGTTCGGTGTCACAAGGTGAGAGCTTCGGAGCAGTTGAAAGTGTGAAAGCAACTAGTGATATCAACTCTCCCGTCTCTGGTAAGGTGGTTGAAGTCAATGAGGTGCTGACCGAGTCCCCTGGATTG GTGAACACGAGCCCATATGAAGAAGGATGGATCATAAAGGTGGAGCTGAGTGATGCAGGCGAGGTGGAGAAGCTGATGGATTCAGACAAGTACTCTAAGTTCTGTGAAGAAGAGGACGCCAAGCACTGA